In Massilia sp. METH4, the genomic window CTGCTCGCCGGCCTGATGCTGGCAGGCATGGCCGCAGCCGCCCCCAGTGGCGTCACGAACGTCAATATTTCCAACGTTCAAATGTTCACGTTCGACTTGAACACGATGGACGGCGTTGCGCCGGGCTATACGATCGATCCCGGCCAGGCATACGCATACACGCGCTTCACGAGCGAGCGCGGTTTTCGACAGAACCTGATCGGCACCGCGCACGAGAACCTGACCGAGGCCGGAACCGTCGGGCTCGAGCGCGGCGACGCCGCGGTGCATGCGAGCTGGCTCGGGCTCCCGGCCGAGATCGCCGTATCGGTGCACAGCGACAGTCCGGCAACCTACCTCGAGGGCGAAGTCACCTACTCCGTGAAGCTCATCCTGTCGGCCAACACGGGGTTCGCCTTCACCGGCCTCGCCTCGCAGTTCGCCAGCGCGCCGGCGGCCGCGGCGCCCTGGCCATCGAATTATTCGTCGTATATCAATATGTCGCTGTACGACCCGCTCGACCCGTTCAACGAGATCCGATACAACAAGCAATTCAGCGGCGAAGATGTGACCAGTGCCGCTTACGATATCGCCGACCCGTTCAACCTGACATATCTCAACGATAGCGACAGCGCTCGCGAGCTGTCCCTCCGCTTCAAGGTGTATGGTGCCGCGCGGGCACCCGCCGCCGGCGCGGTCAGTGCCGTTCCCGAGCCGGGCGCTTACCTGATGCTGGGTGCGGGCCTGTCCCTGCTCGCCCTGCACGCGCGCCGGCGCAAGACAACCATGGACCGCGCCTGACCGGCCAGCGCCCCGGTGGCTCATTTCCCTCATCGATCGCGGCTGCCGTGCGGCCGCTCCAGGAGACATTCATGCAACGTTTGCTTTGCCTTGCGGCCCTTGCCGCATTCCTGATTCCCGGCGCCGCGTCCGCCGCCGGGCCCCAGCCATCGGAACTGGATATTACGACCCGCGTCGGGCTGAGCTATCAGGTCATCGACCTGACGCCGGACGACGGCATTGCCGCCGGCTTCACCACCTACACGGATTACCGGCGCGAGGTGGACATCACGCACAGCACGGGGCAGCTGCATTTCACGGACACGGGCGAGCGGCTCGATGGCGTGATCAGCGTGGATCGCAAAGGCTCGGAGGTGGCGGCAGGCTGGACCGGCGTACCGGGCGAGAGCGAGCTGTCCATCCATCTGCAGGACAATCTCGATGGCATCGCCACGGCGTTGTCGCAGCACGAGTCGTTCATCAGGCTCGATGCCAATTCGAGGATCGTCATTACGGGCGACGTGTTCCAGTCCGC contains:
- a CDS encoding PEP-CTERM sorting domain-containing protein — protein: MRNATYPTLLAGLMLAGMAAAAPSGVTNVNISNVQMFTFDLNTMDGVAPGYTIDPGQAYAYTRFTSERGFRQNLIGTAHENLTEAGTVGLERGDAAVHASWLGLPAEIAVSVHSDSPATYLEGEVTYSVKLILSANTGFAFTGLASQFASAPAAAAPWPSNYSSYINMSLYDPLDPFNEIRYNKQFSGEDVTSAAYDIADPFNLTYLNDSDSARELSLRFKVYGAARAPAAGAVSAVPEPGAYLMLGAGLSLLALHARRRKTTMDRA
- a CDS encoding PEP-CTERM sorting domain-containing protein; translation: MQRLLCLAALAAFLIPGAASAAGPQPSELDITTRVGLSYQVIDLTPDDGIAAGFTTYTDYRREVDITHSTGQLHFTDTGERLDGVISVDRKGSEVAAGWTGVPGESELSIHLQDNLDGIATALSQHESFIRLDANSRIVITGDVFQSATAVGDGPFLVSSLIDIKLDHWTFESNYYNLISRSVFESSDTFVMAFANTTAQSVYLTLTANTRVVGSVSQVPEPTTWLMLGAGLLTIGTCARRRNGAAAHR